From the genome of Haloterrigena sp. KLK7, one region includes:
- a CDS encoding acyl-CoA dehydrogenase family protein yields the protein MDYADSDRARELADRANELMEEVVLPLERERAGGMAVSSGTIADLREVAREYDIYAPQIAAEYGGMGEDFRDVLPVFEEAGRSLLGAAAMRVDAPDEGNMHLLELAGDELQKETYLEPLVEGDIKSGFSMTEPLQGAGSDPKMIQTTAEKDGDEWIIDGHKWWTSNGVAADVLIVLARTDPDAHPYEGCSLFLVPADADGVDVVRDVPHMGGGTRGASHAEIVYQNVRVPEEHLLGDLNEGFAHAQARLGPARLTHCMRFSGMARRALEIAKAYLDEREGFGSTLSDKQSLRHRIADAETRLHVARTAIRDAADRIDAGDEARVPVSMCKVFAANVTQDAVDLAVQCCGANGIGKDLPLADFYEAVRKFRIVDGADEVHRRVIARDAFADVNREELEPLTRFGEPNTRGGQ from the coding sequence ATGGACTACGCCGACTCCGATCGCGCACGGGAGCTCGCCGACCGCGCCAACGAATTGATGGAGGAGGTCGTCCTCCCGCTCGAGCGGGAGCGAGCCGGCGGCATGGCCGTCTCGAGCGGGACGATCGCGGACCTCCGGGAAGTCGCCCGCGAGTACGACATCTACGCGCCCCAGATCGCCGCGGAGTACGGCGGCATGGGAGAGGACTTCCGCGACGTCTTGCCCGTCTTCGAGGAGGCCGGCCGTAGCCTGCTCGGTGCCGCAGCGATGCGCGTCGACGCTCCCGACGAGGGAAACATGCACCTGCTCGAACTGGCTGGTGACGAATTACAGAAAGAGACCTACCTCGAGCCGCTCGTCGAGGGCGATATCAAGTCCGGATTCTCGATGACCGAGCCACTACAGGGGGCCGGCTCGGACCCGAAGATGATCCAGACGACCGCGGAGAAGGACGGCGACGAGTGGATCATCGACGGCCACAAGTGGTGGACGTCCAACGGCGTCGCGGCCGACGTCCTGATCGTCCTCGCGCGCACCGATCCCGACGCCCATCCCTACGAGGGCTGTTCGCTCTTCCTCGTTCCCGCCGACGCGGACGGCGTCGACGTCGTCCGCGACGTTCCCCACATGGGCGGTGGCACTCGCGGCGCCTCTCACGCCGAGATCGTCTACCAGAACGTCCGCGTCCCCGAAGAGCACCTGCTCGGCGACCTGAACGAGGGCTTTGCTCACGCTCAGGCGCGACTCGGTCCGGCCCGTCTGACCCACTGCATGCGCTTTTCCGGGATGGCCCGGCGCGCCCTCGAGATCGCGAAGGCGTACCTCGACGAGCGCGAGGGCTTCGGCTCGACCCTGTCTGACAAACAGTCGCTTCGCCACCGGATCGCCGACGCGGAGACGCGCCTCCACGTCGCCCGCACCGCGATCCGCGACGCGGCCGACCGGATCGACGCCGGCGACGAGGCCCGCGTCCCCGTCTCGATGTGCAAGGTCTTCGCCGCGAACGTCACGCAGGACGCCGTCGACCTCGCGGTCCAGTGCTGTGGCGCCAACGGGATCGGGAAGGACCTCCCGCTGGCGGACTTTTACGAGGCCGTCCGGAAGTTCCGCATTGTCGACGGCGCCGACGAGGTCCACCGCCGCGTCATCGCCCGCGACGCCTTCGCGGACGTGAATCGCGAGGAACTCGAGCCCCTGACCCGCTTCGGTGAGCCGAACACGCGCGGCGGTCAGTAA
- a CDS encoding twin-arginine translocase TatA/TatE family subunit — MAIETAPLFVPTPGAPELLIILFVAILLFGANKIPKLARSTGEAMGEFQKGREKVETELEEMRESGFEEEIENENDDDFVDTEPVTEEGETATETETETN; from the coding sequence ATGGCAATCGAAACCGCACCGTTGTTCGTCCCTACCCCGGGGGCACCAGAACTCCTGATCATCCTCTTCGTCGCAATCTTGTTGTTCGGGGCCAACAAGATCCCGAAGCTCGCACGGTCCACCGGCGAGGCCATGGGCGAGTTCCAGAAGGGGCGTGAAAAGGTCGAGACCGAACTCGAGGAGATGCGCGAATCCGGCTTCGAAGAGGAGATCGAGAACGAGAACGACGACGACTTCGTCGACACCGAGCCCGTCACCGAGGAGGGCGAGACGGCGACGGAGACGGAAACCGAGACCAACTGA
- a CDS encoding redoxin domain-containing protein, producing the protein MPATGDAAPDFTAPLANGDIEEFTLSDRLEDEAPIVLAFFPGAFTSVCTSEMCAFQDRLAGFNDLDASVYGVSRDSPFTLNEFRAQNDLEFGLISDYNKEITDDYGIEMDFDDLGVYGVAKRSVFVIDGDGEITYSWVSDDPGVEPDYDEVEAAVEELA; encoded by the coding sequence ATGCCAGCAACTGGAGACGCCGCACCCGACTTCACGGCACCGCTCGCAAACGGCGACATCGAGGAGTTCACGCTTTCCGACCGCCTCGAGGACGAGGCGCCGATCGTTCTCGCCTTCTTCCCGGGAGCGTTCACCAGCGTCTGTACCTCCGAGATGTGCGCGTTCCAGGACCGCCTCGCCGGCTTCAACGACCTCGACGCCAGCGTCTACGGCGTCAGCCGCGACTCGCCGTTCACGCTCAACGAGTTCCGCGCCCAGAACGACCTCGAGTTCGGACTCATCAGCGACTACAACAAGGAGATCACCGACGACTACGGCATCGAGATGGACTTCGACGATCTGGGCGTCTACGGCGTCGCCAAGCGCTCGGTGTTCGTCATCGACGGCGACGGCGAGATCACCTACTCGTGGGTCAGCGACGACCCGGGCGTCGAACCCGACTACGACGAGGTCGAGGCCGCCGTCGAGGAACTGGCCTGA
- a CDS encoding HD domain-containing protein, translating into MSDSTRDDSVRRVYSPGADHDFPDEKLNRVLEFITDDEEIQTYLEAQNVNAVDRMRYNDHGAKHIEIVRNRALCLYDLLKAGGVDFNGARQQDLEEADEAVIIALAATLHDVGHVVHRDQHAYYSIPLAADILDRILPEFYDVAETVRMKGEVLHAILCHHRSETPLTTEAGVIRVADALDMERGRSRIPYEHGGRGINTLSSQAINSVSLQEGEDSPVMVEIAMTNAAGVYQVDNLLKAKLEGSGLEEEIRIVAVNTNENRDQLVERIEL; encoded by the coding sequence ATGAGCGATTCTACCAGAGACGACTCCGTTCGCCGCGTCTATTCTCCCGGCGCCGATCACGACTTTCCGGACGAGAAACTGAATCGCGTCCTCGAGTTCATCACCGACGACGAGGAGATCCAGACCTACCTCGAGGCCCAGAACGTCAATGCCGTCGATCGGATGCGGTACAACGACCACGGTGCGAAACACATCGAGATCGTCCGCAACCGCGCGCTGTGTCTCTACGACCTGCTCAAGGCCGGTGGGGTCGACTTCAACGGCGCCCGCCAGCAGGACCTCGAGGAAGCCGACGAAGCGGTCATCATCGCGCTCGCGGCGACGCTCCACGACGTCGGCCACGTCGTCCACCGCGACCAGCACGCCTACTACTCGATCCCGCTGGCCGCCGACATCTTGGACCGGATCCTCCCCGAGTTCTACGACGTCGCCGAGACCGTCCGCATGAAGGGCGAGGTCCTCCACGCCATCCTCTGTCACCACCGCTCGGAGACGCCGCTGACGACCGAAGCGGGCGTCATCCGCGTCGCCGACGCGCTGGACATGGAACGGGGTCGCTCGCGGATCCCCTACGAACACGGCGGCCGCGGGATCAACACCCTCTCGAGTCAGGCGATCAACAGCGTCTCCCTCCAGGAGGGCGAGGACAGCCCCGTCATGGTCGAGATCGCCATGACCAACGCCGCCGGCGTCTACCAGGTCGACAACCTGCTCAAGGCGAAACTCGAGGGCTCGGGCCTCGAGGAAGAGATTCGCATCGTCGCCGTCAACACCAACGAGAACCGGGATCAGTTGGTCGAGCGGATCGAGCTCTAA
- a CDS encoding MarR family transcriptional regulator produces the protein MASQSPQGIDVSIPAGLDSAQAKLVYLYVAASGTATAERLCDDLCVQKGTILSITSTLRNRGFLERTDSGFRLA, from the coding sequence ATGGCGTCACAGTCACCACAGGGGATCGACGTGTCGATACCGGCGGGCTTGGACTCCGCGCAAGCGAAACTGGTCTATCTCTACGTCGCTGCGAGCGGTACCGCGACGGCCGAACGCCTCTGCGACGATCTCTGCGTCCAGAAGGGAACGATCCTCTCGATCACCAGTACGCTCCGGAATCGGGGCTTCCTCGAGCGGACCGACTCCGGGTTTCGACTGGCCTGA
- a CDS encoding DUF1427 family protein translates to MSTQLTVLALLTGVVTGALFRFLNVPIPAPPELPGIMGIIGIYVGYRVIDHFGVGIDLLEALGL, encoded by the coding sequence ATGTCGACCCAGCTCACCGTCCTCGCCCTGCTAACCGGAGTGGTCACCGGTGCGCTCTTTCGCTTCCTCAACGTCCCGATCCCCGCGCCGCCGGAGCTTCCCGGGATCATGGGTATCATCGGTATCTACGTCGGCTACAGGGTGATCGATCACTTCGGCGTCGGCATCGATCTCCTCGAGGCGCTGGGTCTGTGA
- a CDS encoding FAD-binding protein, producing the protein MYEHDVIVVGAGGAGLRAAIAAHEAGSDVAIVSKLHPVRSHTGAAEGGINAALQEGDDWELHAYDTMKGSDYLGDAPAVETLAQDAPEDTMRLEHWGMPFSREEDGRVSQRPFGGLSYPRTTYAGAETGHHLLHTMYEQVVKRGIQVYDEWYVMELATSDEDDPNDRSCHGVVAYDVQTGSVEGFKANDGVVLATGGPGQAFDHTTNAVSCTGDGHAMAYRAGAPLEDMEFIQFHPTSLPSTGVLISEGVRGEGGILYNANGERFMFEYGYANNSGELASRDVVARAELTEVNEGRGVDDEYVHLDMRHLGEERIMDRLENILHLAEDFEGVDGLVEPMPVKPGQHYAMGGIEVDENGQTCVDGLYAAGECACVSVHGGNRLGGNALPELIVFGKRAGRHAAGEDLGEPQIRTGYGDDVEDETETELPVQPGSAGLESSGGVAADGGVATDADGLVERAVERARTRVDTLMDRDDGVQHAEIRQKLQNAMTDYVNVFRTEEGVKKALRIIRECREEYQNVYVDDPSRTFNTDLQQTIETRNLIDVAETIALGALVRDEFRGAHWRKEHQERKDDEWLKHTLISWDDGEPDIFYRPVILEGQDKTYEPKERSY; encoded by the coding sequence ATGTACGAACACGACGTTATCGTGGTCGGTGCCGGCGGCGCCGGCCTCCGGGCCGCGATCGCGGCACACGAAGCGGGATCGGACGTAGCGATCGTCTCGAAACTCCACCCGGTCCGCAGCCACACCGGCGCGGCCGAGGGTGGCATCAATGCCGCGCTCCAGGAGGGCGACGACTGGGAACTCCACGCCTACGACACGATGAAGGGGTCGGACTACCTCGGGGACGCCCCCGCGGTCGAGACCCTCGCCCAGGACGCTCCCGAGGACACGATGCGCTTAGAGCACTGGGGGATGCCCTTCTCGCGCGAGGAGGACGGTCGCGTCTCCCAGCGGCCGTTCGGCGGCCTCTCCTACCCCCGCACCACGTACGCGGGCGCCGAGACGGGACACCACCTGCTGCACACGATGTACGAGCAGGTCGTCAAGCGCGGCATTCAGGTCTACGACGAGTGGTACGTCATGGAGCTGGCGACCTCCGACGAGGACGACCCCAACGACCGCTCCTGTCACGGCGTCGTCGCCTACGACGTCCAGACCGGGTCGGTCGAGGGCTTCAAGGCCAACGACGGCGTCGTCCTCGCGACCGGCGGCCCCGGGCAGGCCTTCGACCACACCACCAACGCCGTCTCCTGTACCGGCGACGGCCACGCGATGGCCTACCGCGCGGGCGCGCCGCTCGAGGACATGGAGTTCATCCAGTTCCACCCGACCTCGCTGCCCTCGACGGGCGTCCTCATCAGTGAGGGCGTCCGCGGCGAAGGCGGCATTCTCTACAACGCGAACGGCGAACGGTTCATGTTCGAGTACGGCTACGCGAACAACTCCGGCGAGCTCGCCTCCCGGGACGTCGTCGCCCGCGCCGAACTGACCGAGGTCAACGAGGGTCGGGGCGTCGACGACGAGTACGTCCACCTCGACATGCGCCACCTCGGCGAGGAGCGCATCATGGACCGCCTCGAGAACATCCTCCACCTCGCGGAGGACTTCGAGGGCGTCGACGGGCTCGTCGAACCGATGCCGGTCAAGCCCGGCCAGCACTACGCGATGGGCGGCATCGAGGTCGACGAGAACGGCCAGACCTGCGTCGACGGCCTCTACGCGGCCGGCGAGTGCGCCTGCGTCTCCGTCCACGGCGGCAACCGACTGGGCGGGAACGCGCTGCCCGAACTGATCGTCTTCGGCAAGCGCGCCGGTCGCCACGCCGCCGGCGAGGACCTCGGCGAGCCCCAGATCCGAACGGGCTACGGCGACGACGTCGAGGACGAGACCGAGACCGAACTGCCGGTCCAGCCCGGCTCGGCCGGTCTCGAGTCGTCCGGCGGCGTCGCAGCGGACGGCGGCGTCGCGACCGACGCCGACGGACTCGTCGAGCGCGCGGTCGAGCGGGCCCGCACGCGCGTCGACACGCTCATGGACCGCGACGACGGCGTCCAGCACGCGGAGATTCGCCAGAAGCTCCAGAACGCGATGACGGACTACGTCAACGTCTTCCGCACCGAGGAGGGCGTCAAGAAGGCCCTGCGGATCATCCGCGAGTGCCGCGAGGAGTACCAGAACGTCTACGTCGACGACCCGTCGCGGACGTTCAACACGGACCTCCAGCAGACCATCGAGACGCGCAACCTGATCGACGTCGCCGAGACGATCGCGCTGGGCGCGCTCGTCCGGGACGAGTTCCGCGGCGCCCACTGGCGCAAAGAGCACCAGGAGCGCAAGGACGACGAGTGGCTCAAGCACACCCTGATCTCCTGGGACGACGGCGAGCCGGACATCTTCTACCGGCCGGTCATCCTCGAGGGTCAGGACAAGACCTACGAGCCGAAGGAACGCAGTTACTGA
- a CDS encoding succinate dehydrogenase/fumarate reductase iron-sulfur subunit, translating to MSTQQQQPEEPQSQEAPEDPEMRGAESPVDEKEKQGGDIDQQTTPEEELEGETVHIKVFRYDPEVKGKQEPRFDDFHVPFEKGMTVLDAVMYARDTYDSSLTFRHSCRQAVCGSDAFFVNGKQRLGCKTQIADLEQPIRIEPLPHQEVVKDLVVDMDHFYDQMHTVEPYFQDEDTPNPADLEEQRQSPENREKIKMSSRCIWCGACMSSCNIAAGDNDYLGPAAINKAYKFAMDDREGEEIKEHRLRILEQEHGVWRCQTQFSCTEVCPKDIPLTEHIQELKREAVKKNLKFW from the coding sequence ATGAGTACACAACAACAACAACCGGAGGAACCGCAGAGTCAAGAGGCACCGGAAGACCCCGAAATGCGAGGGGCCGAGTCGCCCGTCGACGAGAAGGAAAAGCAGGGCGGCGACATCGACCAGCAGACGACGCCCGAGGAGGAACTCGAGGGGGAGACGGTACACATCAAGGTGTTCCGCTACGACCCCGAGGTCAAGGGGAAACAGGAACCGCGGTTCGACGACTTTCACGTCCCCTTCGAGAAGGGGATGACCGTCCTCGACGCGGTCATGTACGCGCGGGACACCTACGACTCGTCGCTGACCTTCCGACACTCCTGTCGGCAGGCCGTCTGCGGCTCGGACGCCTTCTTCGTCAACGGGAAACAGCGTCTGGGCTGTAAGACTCAGATCGCGGATCTGGAGCAGCCGATCCGCATCGAGCCGCTGCCCCACCAGGAGGTCGTCAAGGACCTGGTCGTCGACATGGACCACTTCTACGACCAGATGCACACCGTCGAGCCGTACTTCCAGGACGAGGACACGCCGAATCCGGCCGACTTAGAGGAGCAGCGCCAGAGTCCCGAGAACCGCGAGAAGATCAAGATGTCCTCGCGGTGTATCTGGTGTGGCGCCTGCATGTCGAGCTGTAACATCGCGGCCGGCGACAACGACTACCTCGGGCCGGCGGCGATCAACAAGGCCTACAAGTTCGCGATGGACGACCGAGAGGGCGAGGAGATCAAGGAGCACCGACTCCGCATTCTCGAGCAGGAACACGGCGTCTGGCGGTGCCAGACCCAGTTCTCCTGTACCGAGGTGTGTCCGAAAGACATTCCGCTCACCGAGCACATTCAGGAGCTCAAGCGGGAAGCAGTCAAGAAGAACCTGAAATTCTGGTAA
- a CDS encoding succinate dehydrogenase hydrophobic membrane anchor subunit codes for MAERYSSFAPGGTGWLLQRITAAFLVVVLAFHFFLLHFVNHAAEIEFAGTQARMENVGYFLTMVSFLIAGTFHGVNGVYNALINQGLDGTQKKVVLAVLVIASLALIAQGTYVATTMAGWT; via the coding sequence ATGGCGGAACGATACTCCTCCTTCGCGCCCGGCGGCACCGGGTGGCTTCTCCAGCGAATCACGGCGGCCTTCTTAGTCGTCGTACTCGCCTTTCACTTCTTCCTCCTGCACTTCGTCAACCACGCCGCGGAGATCGAGTTCGCCGGCACGCAGGCCCGCATGGAGAACGTCGGTTACTTCCTGACCATGGTGTCGTTCCTGATCGCGGGCACCTTCCACGGCGTGAACGGCGTCTACAACGCCCTGATCAACCAGGGCCTCGACGGAACGCAAAAGAAGGTCGTGCTTGCAGTGCTTGTTATCGCGAGCCTTGCACTCATCGCGCAGGGAACCTACGTTGCGACCACTATGGCCGGGTGGACCTAA
- the sdhC gene encoding succinate dehydrogenase, cytochrome b556 subunit: MSQSYNRGLVEDFGRWKEFSAGMWAWIFHKFTGWMLIGYLFTHIAVLSSSLTGPEAYTNTIGGLESLFIVRVLEVGLLAVAVFHILNGLRLLMVDLGVGLEAQDKSFYASLVLTAIITVASVPTFLDGVTL; the protein is encoded by the coding sequence ATGAGTCAGTCTTACAATCGCGGTCTCGTCGAGGACTTCGGTCGCTGGAAGGAGTTCTCGGCCGGCATGTGGGCGTGGATCTTCCACAAGTTCACCGGGTGGATGCTGATCGGCTACCTGTTTACCCACATCGCCGTGTTGAGTAGTTCGCTAACCGGACCGGAGGCGTACACGAACACGATCGGGGGACTCGAGTCGCTGTTCATCGTCCGCGTGCTCGAGGTCGGACTGCTCGCCGTCGCAGTCTTCCACATCCTGAACGGACTGCGCCTGCTGATGGTCGACCTCGGCGTCGGTCTGGAGGCCCAGGACAAGAGTTTCTACGCCTCGCTGGTGTTGACGGCGATCATCACCGTCGCGAGCGTGCCGACCTTCCTCGACGGGGTGACGCTCTGA
- a CDS encoding succinylglutamate desuccinylase/aspartoacylase family protein — MSDATDEPPDDGASDRAAEPFTYNGGRVDPGESANIRYGISETYLGDPVRIPVTVVNGERPGPTVFLSAAAHGDELNGIEVVREVAHDWDHSELHGTLVCLPVMNVPGFLAQERYLPIYDRDLNRSFPGREGSTSARRMAHQIFTNFIDPCDLGIDFHTSTRGRTNMLHVRANMDEPTVGRLAKAFSSNVIIAGEGPSGTLRREATLAGIPTITVEMGEAHRFQRRLIDRALTGVASVLAEFGCHPDSSVHWPGWRTVIDDDNEKTWIRADAGGMVDMKRGRGEFVREGETICTITNPFKEEDDIVTVEAPFTGLIVGVLENPVVYPGNPLCHLVGLSADTRTALEREQTAASSRSELRGAGTSEARE; from the coding sequence ATGAGCGACGCTACGGACGAACCGCCCGACGACGGTGCGTCCGACCGCGCGGCCGAGCCGTTCACCTACAACGGCGGCCGGGTCGACCCCGGCGAGTCGGCTAACATCCGTTACGGAATCAGCGAGACGTATCTCGGCGACCCCGTCAGGATCCCGGTCACGGTCGTCAACGGCGAGCGACCCGGGCCGACGGTGTTCCTCTCCGCGGCCGCCCACGGGGACGAACTCAACGGCATCGAGGTGGTCCGCGAGGTGGCCCACGACTGGGACCACTCGGAACTGCACGGGACGCTCGTCTGTCTGCCCGTGATGAACGTCCCCGGCTTTCTCGCCCAGGAGCGGTACCTGCCGATCTACGACCGGGACCTGAACCGGTCGTTTCCCGGCCGCGAGGGGTCGACGAGCGCCCGGCGGATGGCCCACCAGATCTTCACGAACTTCATCGATCCCTGCGATCTCGGCATCGACTTTCACACGTCCACGCGCGGGCGAACGAACATGCTCCACGTGCGGGCCAACATGGACGAACCGACGGTCGGCCGACTCGCGAAGGCGTTCAGTTCGAACGTCATCATCGCCGGCGAGGGTCCCTCGGGGACGCTCCGCCGCGAGGCGACCCTGGCCGGCATTCCGACGATCACCGTCGAGATGGGCGAGGCCCACCGGTTCCAGCGCCGGCTGATCGACCGCGCGCTGACCGGCGTCGCGAGCGTCCTCGCCGAGTTCGGCTGTCACCCCGACTCGTCGGTCCACTGGCCCGGCTGGCGGACCGTCATCGACGACGACAACGAGAAGACCTGGATCCGCGCCGACGCCGGCGGCATGGTCGACATGAAACGCGGCCGCGGCGAGTTCGTCCGCGAGGGCGAGACGATCTGTACGATCACCAACCCGTTCAAGGAGGAAGACGACATCGTCACCGTCGAGGCACCCTTTACCGGCCTCATCGTCGGCGTCCTCGAGAACCCCGTGGTCTATCCGGGGAACCCGCTCTGTCACCTGGTCGGGCTCTCGGCGGACACGCGAACGGCGCTCGAGCGCGAGCAGACCGCGGCGAGTTCGCGGTCCGAACTGCGCGGCGCGGGGACGAGCGAAGCCCGGGAGTAA
- a CDS encoding GNAT family N-acetyltransferase yields MEIREATADDIDAIRSIAQRSLESTYTEFLDEETVADAIEQWYGDSFADDLEDDHSLILIIERDGEIAGFSQNDLIGQRYDTGRILWLHIDPDHRGGGTGVRLLVRTRERLLDEGADHVQGLVLEDNEGGNEFYADNGFERAGQREVEIGDETFTENVYAEDEIGEEGWGAVDELETDGQTIYVSYGEAARGAKAPFYSAYEGEDREELYGWFCGNCDSLENTMDTMGRIECNNCGNRRKATRWDASYL; encoded by the coding sequence ATGGAGATTCGCGAAGCGACAGCCGACGATATCGACGCCATCCGGTCGATCGCCCAGCGCTCGCTCGAGTCGACCTACACCGAGTTCCTCGACGAGGAGACCGTCGCGGACGCGATCGAACAGTGGTACGGCGACTCCTTCGCTGACGATCTCGAGGACGACCACTCGCTGATCCTCATCATCGAGCGCGACGGCGAAATCGCCGGCTTCTCGCAGAACGACCTGATCGGCCAGCGCTACGACACCGGACGGATCCTCTGGCTCCACATCGATCCCGATCACCGCGGCGGCGGCACGGGCGTTCGGCTGCTCGTCCGCACCCGCGAGCGGTTGCTCGACGAGGGCGCCGACCACGTGCAGGGGCTCGTCCTCGAGGACAACGAGGGCGGCAACGAGTTCTACGCGGACAACGGCTTCGAGCGGGCCGGCCAGCGGGAGGTCGAGATCGGCGACGAGACGTTCACGGAGAACGTCTACGCCGAAGACGAGATCGGCGAGGAGGGATGGGGCGCCGTCGACGAACTCGAGACCGACGGCCAGACGATCTACGTGAGTTACGGCGAGGCCGCTCGCGGCGCCAAGGCGCCGTTCTACAGTGCCTACGAGGGCGAGGATCGCGAGGAACTGTACGGCTGGTTCTGTGGCAACTGCGACTCGCTGGAGAACACCATGGACACGATGGGACGGATCGAGTGTAACAACTGCGGGAACCGGCGGAAGGCGACCCGCTGGGACGCCTCGTACCTCTGA
- a CDS encoding flippase has protein sequence MSREDHIVRGFKATLLARAIYMLSSALLMFVLARYLLDPDGYGTLYWVIGVLAMIRLVADLGIGKSAARYFSEYRENDPSQIPHLIRSTITFKIVVMTLVGYLLLLFHEQLAAALGRPEAAPFLAAGVLYVAVFSFSTFTEVAFQGFNHLPYSAAIRAISGFSRLVFAVGFTLMGLGALGAFFGYVVGYALSAAVGLAVLYYAFYARYDAAETHEEGLTRRLIEYSVPLTATRSANVIDKQVDTVLVGVILTPTAVAFYTLGKQITDFVLAPAESLGFTISPNFGEQKASDQLERSRRIYETALTNTMMVYIPAAAGLVIVADPFIPMVIGANYAGAVPVLQVLAAFIVLQAITNLTSDSLDYLGRARHRAIAKGGTAIANFLLNLVLIPTIGVVGAAIATVATHSVYVAVNLYIVHLELDLRLKRLARSIGVICGITGVMAGAVLLVTPLVSSLVMLAGAIALGAITWAVLVVASGLVDPNEVRAAIT, from the coding sequence ATGAGTCGAGAGGACCACATCGTCCGCGGGTTCAAGGCAACGCTGCTCGCTCGAGCGATCTACATGCTCTCGAGCGCGCTCTTGATGTTCGTTCTGGCGCGCTATCTCCTCGATCCCGACGGCTACGGCACGCTGTACTGGGTGATCGGGGTGCTGGCGATGATTCGGCTGGTCGCGGATCTCGGGATCGGTAAATCCGCGGCGCGGTACTTCTCGGAGTACAGAGAGAACGATCCGAGCCAGATTCCCCACCTGATCAGATCGACGATCACGTTCAAGATCGTCGTCATGACGCTTGTCGGCTACCTCCTCCTGTTGTTTCACGAGCAGCTCGCGGCCGCCCTGGGTCGACCGGAGGCCGCGCCGTTTCTCGCGGCCGGCGTGCTCTACGTCGCCGTGTTCTCCTTTAGCACCTTCACGGAGGTCGCCTTCCAGGGGTTCAACCACCTCCCGTACAGCGCCGCTATCCGGGCGATCAGCGGCTTCTCCCGGCTGGTCTTCGCCGTCGGGTTCACGCTCATGGGACTGGGGGCGCTGGGCGCCTTCTTCGGCTACGTCGTCGGCTACGCGCTGTCGGCCGCGGTCGGGTTAGCAGTCCTTTACTACGCGTTCTACGCGCGGTACGACGCCGCTGAGACCCACGAGGAGGGGCTGACGCGACGGTTGATCGAGTACAGCGTGCCGCTGACCGCGACGCGCAGTGCGAACGTCATCGACAAACAGGTCGACACCGTTCTCGTCGGCGTCATCCTGACCCCGACCGCGGTCGCGTTCTACACGCTCGGCAAGCAGATCACCGACTTCGTGCTCGCACCCGCCGAATCGCTCGGCTTCACGATCTCGCCGAACTTCGGCGAGCAGAAGGCCTCGGACCAACTCGAGCGATCCCGGCGGATCTACGAGACGGCGCTGACGAACACGATGATGGTGTACATCCCCGCGGCCGCCGGGCTGGTGATCGTCGCCGATCCGTTCATTCCGATGGTTATCGGCGCGAACTACGCGGGTGCGGTGCCGGTCCTGCAGGTCCTGGCGGCCTTCATCGTCCTCCAGGCGATCACGAACCTGACCAGCGACAGTCTGGACTACCTCGGGCGCGCCCGCCACCGGGCGATCGCGAAAGGGGGAACGGCCATCGCCAACTTCCTGTTGAACCTCGTCCTCATCCCGACGATCGGCGTCGTCGGCGCGGCCATCGCGACCGTTGCAACGCACTCGGTGTACGTGGCGGTGAACCTCTACATCGTCCACCTGGAGCTCGACCTCCGGCTCAAACGGCTCGCCCGATCGATCGGCGTCATCTGCGGGATCACCGGGGTCATGGCCGGCGCCGTCTTGCTCGTGACGCCGCTGGTCTCGAGTCTCGTGATGTTGGCCGGCGCGATCGCGCTGGGTGCGATCACCTGGGCCGTCCTCGTCGTCGCGAGCGGACTGGTCGATCCCAACGAGGTCCGAGCGGCGATCACGTGA